The Deinococcus sp. Leaf326 DNA segment CTGAGCGGTCAGTTCATCCCAGCGGGCCAGCAGCAACTCAGCGTAGACCATTGCGTGTAAGCCGCCCTGGCCAAGGGCGTAACCATCGTTGATTTCCACCAAGACGGTCTTCCCATTGTCTAACACCCCATAGTCTGCACCGTGCCCAGCTGGCGCATTCTGGTACGTAGCTTGAACGTCCCGAATCACCTGGGGATCCGGGAAAAGCAGAGGATCGCCCTTTTGGTGACTGATTCCAACGGTCTGACCCCGCATAACGTAGCTTTTCCACTCGCTCAAAAACGTCACTGGCCTCTGTGCCAGGATGTCAAAATCTGTGGTGACGGGTGGAAAGCCGGGACGTGGGACCATCAATTCGTCCAGATCTTCAACGCTCTCAAGAACTTGACCGGCAAACACCTTTTCCCTCATGTATGGCTTCACAAAGACAGGAAAGTTCCCTCCTGCCCGAAGTGCATCTGGAGTGGTGCGCCAGCATTTGCGTCCCGCATACGGCCAAAGTTCTTCGGGCAGCGTCAAGTGCTGGGGCGGCGCATGTCCCTGAAGAGCGAGTGCAGCTTGGACCGTGCCTTTACCCCCTACCACGATGCTATCTGGTTGCAACGGCAAAGCTTCCAGTTCAGAGCGGGAAAATAGGGTAACTGGCAACCCCAGCTGGGTAAATCCACGAACCGCCTGCGCGCTATAAAGCGTCAGACTGGTTGGTGTATCCCTCAGTAGAGGACAACTTCAGTTTTCCCTGTTCTGAACAGCCTCAACAGGTTTGGGGATCGCCAAAAATGACGAAAGGCGGTCTTCTGGAGGTGTGA contains these protein-coding regions:
- a CDS encoding ATP-grasp domain-containing protein; amino-acid sequence: MVGGKGTVQAALALQGHAPPQHLTLPEELWPYAGRKCWRTTPDALRAGGNFPVFVKPYMREKVFAGQVLESVEDLDELMVPRPGFPPVTTDFDILAQRPVTFLSEWKSYVMRGQTVGISHQKGDPLLFPDPQVIRDVQATYQNAPAGHGADYGVLDNGKTVLVEINDGYALGQGGLHAMVYAELLLARWDELTAQ